A stretch of the Bacillus sp. FJAT-18017 genome encodes the following:
- a CDS encoding nuclear transport factor 2 family protein yields the protein MSNSLKNKAVSFLQLVATGEVREGYRRYVSPDFRHHNPYFRGDAKSLILAMEENAGENPNKTLQVKHVVEEGDLVMIHSHIKQKQDDPGAAVVHIFRFHDDFIVEMWDVGQPIPENSPNENGAF from the coding sequence ATGAGCAATTCACTGAAAAATAAGGCAGTCTCTTTTTTGCAACTAGTTGCAACAGGGGAAGTGCGAGAAGGATATCGTAGGTACGTTAGTCCCGATTTTCGTCATCATAATCCCTATTTCCGCGGGGATGCCAAATCACTTATACTTGCAATGGAAGAGAACGCCGGAGAAAATCCAAATAAAACCCTTCAAGTAAAACATGTCGTCGAAGAAGGGGACCTTGTTATGATTCATTCCCACATAAAGCAAAAGCAAGATGATCCAGGGGCAGCTGTGGTCCACATCTTTCGCTTCCATGATGACTTTATCGTCGAAATGTGGGATGTTGGTCAGCCAATACCGGAGAATTCCCCTAATGAAAATGGTGCGTTCTGA
- a CDS encoding carbohydrate binding domain-containing protein → MKKQKFKKRSALFFCFTLIFSLLAPFSVSNSQAIGTSAMAGAVVNGGFEEVVIPGWSLVTNNSSTSFAISNERANTGTKSLHFKDSNSSTTGGNLQVTSEKIPVNSGQSYTAKAFVNVVKQSHSIGYEVHYFNNENIKIGNATFINFQTAALGTNQWTEISVPFSVPDGATKVELRFNSGHPSQTEAYFDDVKIVKDSDNTETLPVNASFEEEVVYRGWSLVTQNPSTSIAFSGEKSRTGNKSLYFKDANSSNPGGNLQVTSEKVSVTAGESYIAKAYVNVVSQSHSIGFEVHYYNAENQRVGTATFINFGSAVLGTNKWTEIQVPFEVPAGAAKVELRFNSGHPSLTEAFFDDVTIEGRSTEEPPTEDINKEVVNPGFEEKVTDGNISGWKSEFEGPGIQVSLERARTGVQSLHLHDITDKAGVSVLSDKVAVEPGASYLLTVFSNVVSQSHNVVAEIRYFDKDNKKITDHRELNGNLPKNEWIDLKVFSVVPENAAYARLAFYSGGISFTEVYFDDVTFKKVTDDSKLDREYADPINLGEMVHVQLGQAGAIQKNSLGENEIYYHSNGHPGTFSVLDAETGKLKFSKVIDNTEAVWAITIGPDKNVYFAGTSDGKLYRYVPARKEVEYLGANPSAAWVWDIEATEDGKIYGATYPGAGVFEYDINTGEFRDFGRVSTQDYVRGLAVEGDYIYAGIGTTKHLYKINRHSGEKEELIIEGHSGENGFIQDIWVVNGKLLVAVSTINMLVIDPKTMEVEGSFEFSNMISEPDPNQPNMIYYKKGTQLYKYDLNENKETLIEGLPVLPDTPRVKDMAWLTLSSGKTVLSMVTQYGEYMLYHPQTNELSFVMLDLAATAVAIQSLESGPDGKLYMGGYQRGMSVYNPFTDEVEVNVSSFAQPEGIGFLDDTVYFGTYVGAIMYSYDPSQPVDLNSNPKLEYDIKDEQDRPFAITSGENKLFVGTIPDYGVLGGALAIYDSETDEWSQQRNVVQDQSIISLAYHDGKLFGGTSVWGGLGINPKADEAKIFVWDVEKGEKITEFTPKIPGIDVTPRMIGDLSIGPDGFIWGAVEGTIFKMNPETYEVVDSKVIRPSLYNSSKWFPYRLQWGPDGMLYTTLARSLIVIDPKTLDYKVLVEDFMNSMTVGVDGSIYYALGSELYKIPVPETDATLRAINIDGKGIEDFQPGKFNYTIYADPTENIVAEASQLGATVELVHSTGKTEIITTGTDGISTLNYTITWADQLCKPGKPDKPGKPENPGKPCKPNKPGKPESPGRPDNPGRPQNPGK, encoded by the coding sequence ATGAAGAAACAAAAATTTAAAAAACGGTCTGCGCTTTTTTTCTGTTTTACTCTTATTTTTAGTTTACTTGCTCCTTTTTCCGTATCAAATTCACAAGCAATAGGGACCAGTGCTATGGCTGGGGCAGTTGTGAATGGTGGGTTTGAAGAGGTGGTCATTCCTGGGTGGAGCCTTGTCACAAATAATTCATCCACAAGTTTTGCTATCAGTAATGAAAGAGCAAATACCGGGACCAAAAGCTTACATTTTAAAGATTCTAATAGCAGCACTACTGGTGGTAATTTGCAGGTAACAAGTGAAAAAATACCTGTTAATTCAGGACAGTCTTATACAGCGAAAGCATTTGTTAATGTCGTTAAACAATCTCATAGTATAGGATATGAGGTTCATTATTTCAACAATGAAAATATTAAAATAGGAAACGCAACTTTTATTAACTTCCAGACAGCAGCCCTGGGAACAAATCAATGGACTGAAATCAGTGTACCGTTCTCAGTTCCCGACGGGGCAACTAAGGTTGAGCTTCGGTTTAATTCCGGGCATCCTTCACAAACTGAAGCTTACTTTGATGATGTGAAAATTGTAAAGGACTCGGATAATACAGAAACACTGCCGGTAAACGCGTCTTTTGAAGAGGAAGTAGTGTATCGTGGCTGGAGTCTCGTCACTCAAAATCCGTCCACAAGTATCGCATTCAGCGGAGAAAAATCCCGAACCGGAAATAAAAGCTTATATTTTAAAGATGCAAATAGCAGTAACCCGGGAGGCAATTTACAAGTAACAAGTGAAAAGGTTTCTGTAACAGCAGGAGAGTCATATATAGCGAAAGCATATGTAAATGTCGTCAGCCAATCACATAGTATCGGTTTTGAGGTTCATTATTACAACGCTGAAAACCAAAGGGTAGGAACAGCTACCTTTATTAACTTCGGCTCTGCAGTTTTAGGAACAAACAAATGGACTGAAATTCAAGTTCCTTTTGAGGTTCCTGCTGGTGCTGCCAAAGTCGAATTACGCTTTAATTCGGGTCATCCTTCCCTTACGGAAGCGTTTTTTGATGATGTAACCATTGAAGGTAGATCCACTGAAGAACCTCCAACAGAGGATATTAACAAAGAAGTGGTGAATCCAGGCTTTGAAGAGAAAGTGACGGATGGCAACATTTCAGGATGGAAATCAGAGTTTGAAGGACCAGGCATTCAAGTTAGTTTAGAACGGGCTCGTACAGGAGTACAAAGCTTACACTTACACGATATAACTGACAAAGCAGGCGTAAGTGTTTTAAGTGATAAGGTTGCCGTTGAACCTGGTGCCTCCTATTTATTAACTGTCTTTTCCAATGTCGTTAGCCAGTCACATAATGTCGTGGCCGAAATTCGATATTTTGATAAAGACAATAAGAAAATTACTGACCATCGAGAACTTAACGGCAACTTGCCGAAAAACGAATGGATTGATTTAAAGGTATTTAGTGTTGTTCCTGAAAATGCAGCATACGCAAGACTTGCATTCTATTCGGGAGGCATTAGTTTCACAGAAGTCTATTTCGATGATGTTACATTCAAAAAAGTAACAGATGATTCCAAATTAGACCGTGAATATGCTGATCCTATTAACCTTGGAGAAATGGTCCATGTTCAGCTGGGACAAGCTGGGGCTATTCAAAAAAATAGTTTGGGTGAGAATGAAATATATTATCATTCGAATGGCCATCCTGGAACTTTCTCGGTATTGGACGCCGAAACGGGAAAACTCAAATTTTCTAAAGTAATTGATAATACAGAAGCTGTATGGGCCATAACCATTGGCCCTGATAAAAACGTGTACTTTGCGGGTACTTCTGATGGAAAATTATATCGTTATGTTCCGGCACGAAAAGAAGTTGAATACCTAGGAGCTAATCCTTCAGCTGCTTGGGTTTGGGATATTGAGGCGACGGAAGATGGCAAGATTTATGGTGCTACCTACCCAGGTGCAGGTGTTTTCGAATATGATATCAACACAGGCGAATTCAGAGACTTTGGTCGTGTCTCCACCCAAGATTACGTACGTGGATTAGCTGTTGAAGGAGATTATATTTATGCAGGAATTGGAACGACGAAGCATCTGTATAAAATTAATCGCCATTCCGGTGAAAAAGAGGAGCTTATCATAGAAGGACACTCAGGTGAAAATGGTTTTATCCAGGATATTTGGGTTGTAAATGGGAAGCTTCTTGTTGCCGTTTCAACTATTAATATGCTTGTCATTGATCCAAAGACAATGGAAGTTGAAGGTTCTTTTGAGTTTAGCAATATGATATCTGAACCTGATCCGAATCAGCCAAACATGATTTATTATAAAAAAGGAACACAGTTGTACAAATATGATTTGAATGAAAACAAAGAAACATTAATTGAGGGGCTTCCAGTTCTACCCGATACTCCACGGGTAAAGGATATGGCTTGGCTAACGTTATCTTCTGGCAAAACAGTATTGTCTATGGTGACACAGTATGGCGAATATATGCTATATCACCCCCAAACAAATGAGTTGTCGTTTGTCATGTTGGACCTCGCTGCAACTGCTGTAGCGATTCAATCACTTGAATCTGGTCCAGACGGAAAGCTTTATATGGGCGGATATCAGCGTGGAATGAGTGTATATAATCCATTCACTGATGAAGTCGAAGTGAATGTTTCTTCGTTTGCCCAGCCAGAGGGAATCGGATTCTTGGACGATACCGTTTATTTCGGAACATATGTAGGGGCTATTATGTACAGCTATGATCCATCACAGCCAGTAGATTTAAATAGCAATCCAAAGCTTGAATATGATATTAAAGATGAACAAGACCGCCCTTTTGCTATCACATCAGGTGAAAATAAGCTATTTGTTGGAACAATCCCTGACTATGGTGTCTTAGGCGGAGCTCTGGCTATCTATGATTCTGAAACTGATGAATGGTCTCAGCAGAGGAATGTCGTTCAGGATCAAAGTATTATTAGCTTGGCCTACCACGATGGAAAGCTATTTGGAGGAACGTCTGTCTGGGGTGGATTAGGAATTAATCCTAAAGCAGATGAAGCAAAAATCTTTGTTTGGGATGTTGAAAAAGGTGAAAAGATTACAGAGTTCACACCGAAAATCCCGGGAATTGATGTAACACCTCGAATGATAGGTGATTTATCAATCGGACCAGATGGATTCATATGGGGTGCCGTTGAAGGTACAATCTTTAAGATGAATCCTGAAACCTATGAAGTGGTGGATAGTAAAGTCATTCGGCCAAGTTTGTATAATAGCAGTAAATGGTTTCCTTACCGCCTTCAGTGGGGACCGGATGGCATGCTCTATACAACATTAGCACGCAGTTTGATTGTCATTGATCCTAAAACATTAGATTACAAAGTGCTTGTAGAGGATTTCATGAACAGCATGACGGTCGGGGTTGATGGAAGCATCTATTATGCACTTGGAAGTGAGCTTTACAAAATCCCGGTTCCTGAAACAGACGCAACCTTACGAGCGATTAACATTGATGGAAAAGGAATTGAAGACTTCCAACCAGGTAAATTTAACTACACCATATATGCTGACCCAACTGAAAACATAGTAGCAGAGGCCAGCCAACTTGGTGCAACAGTTGAACTCGTACATTCAACTGGTAAAACAGAAATCATAACAACAGGAACTGATGGCATTTCCACGTTAAACTATACAATCACATGGGCAGATCAACTATGCAAGCCAGGTAAACCTGACAAACCTGGTAAGCCAGAAAATCCAGGCAAACCTTGCAAGCCAAATAAACCCGGTAAACCAGAAAGTCCTGGTAGACCAGATAATCCAGGGAGACCTCAAAATCCTGGAAAATAA
- a CDS encoding glycosyltransferase family protein, with amino-acid sequence MKILFLESHPMWIYGLPNGFKEEGHSVMISGPLSKNNISEMIDLFKPDLIISVGWTAEHSKEKWRWIRKAIKKTTIPLVYWATEDPLHTENFTIPLIKAIKPDFVFTVTPSLCEKYEELGFKADHLEFGYHPVVHFPVQPMNNYRCDIAVVANAYPEYLKENPNAFRSDALKTLIKPLIKDGIRVDFWGKNWGKMGDYFGRDIPAKWIHGYLDYRDAYKVYSSAKIVLGLQNSSSQLTMRTFEILGSGGVLLTSDTPAVREKFTADQDLIVSSHSEETVKKVQYYLNNDLERQQIRENAKIAVQEHSYRNRAKRILEVLQNRGILRETGDIIHYSDFLKEIYEIYKISPDDTLAKIANRFSVPLEQLIELNNLSSDKIYAGQIIKIKKKA; translated from the coding sequence TTGAAGATTTTATTTCTAGAAAGTCACCCAATGTGGATTTATGGTTTACCTAATGGTTTTAAAGAAGAAGGGCATTCGGTAATGATTTCTGGGCCATTAAGTAAGAATAATATTTCAGAAATGATAGATTTGTTTAAGCCAGATTTAATCATATCTGTCGGATGGACAGCCGAACACTCTAAAGAAAAATGGCGGTGGATCCGAAAGGCTATCAAGAAAACAACGATACCTCTCGTTTATTGGGCAACTGAAGACCCTTTACACACTGAAAATTTTACAATACCTCTTATTAAGGCAATTAAACCAGATTTCGTTTTTACAGTTACACCTTCACTATGTGAAAAATATGAGGAGCTAGGTTTCAAGGCGGATCATTTAGAATTTGGGTACCATCCGGTTGTCCATTTCCCGGTACAACCAATGAATAACTATCGTTGTGACATAGCGGTAGTAGCGAATGCTTATCCTGAATATCTTAAAGAAAATCCAAATGCGTTCCGTTCGGATGCTTTAAAAACATTAATAAAGCCCCTTATCAAGGATGGAATTCGTGTTGACTTTTGGGGGAAGAATTGGGGTAAAATGGGTGATTATTTTGGAAGAGACATTCCAGCTAAGTGGATTCATGGCTATTTAGACTACAGGGATGCATATAAAGTCTATAGTTCTGCCAAAATCGTTCTTGGATTGCAAAATTCCAGCTCGCAACTTACTATGCGCACTTTTGAAATTCTTGGTTCTGGTGGGGTTTTATTAACATCGGATACACCTGCAGTTCGAGAAAAATTCACAGCAGATCAAGATTTAATTGTTTCATCCCACAGTGAGGAAACAGTTAAGAAGGTTCAATATTATTTAAATAATGATCTAGAAAGACAACAAATACGCGAAAATGCTAAAATAGCTGTCCAAGAACATTCCTATCGAAATCGAGCTAAGCGAATACTTGAAGTATTACAAAACAGAGGGATTTTGAGAGAAACCGGAGATATTATACATTATTCAGATTTTCTAAAAGAAATCTATGAAATTTATAAGATTTCTCCTGATGACACTCTTGCAAAAATTGCAAACAGATTTAGTGTCCCGTTAGAACAATTAATTGAACTTAATAATCTTAGTTCAGATAAAATATATGCAGGTCAAATAATTAAAATAAAGAAAAAAGCATAA
- a CDS encoding GNAT family N-acetyltransferase: MNIRLAELRDIKQLIKMRWDNTIEFDEGKKDENYEEFEKECQTFLENAINSKQWFIWVAEDNEKIVSHIYIELIHKVPRPGRVTHPFLYMTNVYTIPEYRNGGIGSKVLSSINHWIKVNKFEFAIVWPSEEAINYYKKNGYVHCTEPMEYIPS; this comes from the coding sequence GTGAATATCAGACTTGCGGAACTAAGAGATATTAAGCAGTTAATTAAAATGAGATGGGATAATACCATTGAATTTGATGAAGGCAAAAAAGACGAAAACTATGAAGAGTTTGAAAAGGAATGCCAAACTTTTTTAGAGAATGCAATAAATAGTAAACAGTGGTTTATATGGGTGGCAGAAGATAATGAGAAAATCGTTTCGCATATCTACATAGAATTAATACATAAAGTGCCGAGACCAGGGAGAGTTACTCATCCGTTTTTGTATATGACAAATGTGTACACCATTCCTGAATATAGAAATGGAGGAATTGGAAGTAAAGTTTTAAGTTCAATAAACCATTGGATTAAAGTTAATAAATTTGAGTTTGCAATTGTATGGCCAAGTGAGGAAGCTATTAATTATTACAAGAAAAATGGATATGTTCATTGTACAGAGCCTATGGAATACATCCCGTCTTGA
- a CDS encoding SurA N-terminal domain-containing protein, which produces MKKMMFTLITGLMAIILAACGGNEESKEAKNGEKAKTAETAQQKEQQKQMEEMQKKLEAQQVDEKKIVAIVNDKEILGSDYNSALAYTQSQMQQMGQDPTSKEAADQVKNQTINSLVGQTLLLQDVDKKGYKVSEADINKQLDEVKKQFKTEKEFEAALKKSGMDMKTLKTQIADDIKIKQYVEQEVPAGEITNEEIQKTYDQYAEQGKSTGQEVPKLEEVKPQIEQSLQQQKQQEKLAQHVEVLKKNAKIDIKI; this is translated from the coding sequence ATGAAAAAAATGATGTTTACATTAATAACCGGTCTAATGGCCATTATTTTAGCAGCATGCGGAGGAAATGAAGAAAGTAAAGAAGCTAAAAATGGTGAAAAGGCAAAAACAGCGGAAACCGCTCAGCAGAAGGAACAGCAAAAGCAAATGGAAGAAATGCAAAAGAAACTAGAAGCACAGCAAGTAGATGAAAAGAAAATTGTTGCCATAGTGAATGATAAAGAAATTTTAGGAAGCGACTATAATAGTGCTTTAGCATATACACAATCACAAATGCAGCAAATGGGACAAGATCCGACTTCTAAAGAGGCTGCAGACCAAGTCAAAAACCAAACAATTAACAGCTTAGTCGGACAAACTCTTCTTCTTCAGGACGTAGATAAAAAAGGCTACAAAGTTTCAGAGGCAGATATTAATAAGCAGCTGGACGAAGTTAAAAAACAATTTAAAACAGAAAAAGAATTCGAAGCCGCTCTTAAAAAATCCGGCATGGATATGAAAACACTTAAAACTCAAATAGCTGACGATATTAAAATTAAACAGTACGTTGAGCAAGAAGTGCCGGCTGGTGAAATAACAAATGAAGAAATTCAAAAAACGTATGATCAATATGCGGAACAAGGAAAGAGTACTGGTCAAGAAGTTCCAAAGCTTGAAGAAGTAAAACCGCAAATCGAACAATCTCTTCAACAGCAAAAACAGCAGGAAAAACTCGCTCAGCATGTTGAAGTGTTAAAGAAAAATGCGAAGATTGATATTAAGATTTAA
- a CDS encoding tartrate dehydrogenase gives MEKYSIALLPGDGIGVDVVREGKKVLDTVSSLHGGLSFSYKEFDWSCEYYARHGKMMPDDGLDILSAFDTIFLGAVGYPGVPDHVSLWGLLLPIRRQFEQYINIRPIKLLKGIESPLAGKTREDLDFIVIRENNEGEYSSIGGRMYQGTDMDMAIQNSVFTRKGVERVLRYAYDVSQKRGGKKHVTAATKSNGINHTMPFWDEYVERIGQEYPDVGWSTVHIDALAAFFVSKPETFDVVVASNLFGDILTDLGAAIVGGLGIAPSANINPEKKYPSMFEPVHGSAPDIAGKGIANPIASIWCTSMMLDHFGQTEAARAIIDAMEDVLQEKEMVTPDLGGKATTEQVGSYICEKLKIRLG, from the coding sequence ATGGAAAAGTATTCTATTGCCCTGCTTCCTGGAGATGGAATCGGGGTGGATGTTGTAAGGGAAGGCAAGAAAGTATTGGATACGGTTTCATCGCTCCATGGAGGCCTTTCTTTTTCCTATAAAGAATTCGACTGGAGCTGCGAGTATTATGCCAGGCATGGGAAGATGATGCCGGATGATGGCTTGGATATCTTAAGTGCGTTTGATACGATTTTCCTTGGAGCTGTCGGCTATCCAGGTGTGCCAGATCATGTTTCCCTGTGGGGGCTGCTCTTGCCGATCAGGCGCCAATTCGAACAATATATAAATATACGCCCAATCAAATTGCTAAAAGGAATTGAGTCTCCGCTTGCAGGTAAAACCCGTGAGGATCTCGATTTTATTGTAATCCGTGAAAATAATGAAGGTGAGTATTCCAGCATCGGCGGCCGTATGTACCAGGGTACTGATATGGATATGGCAATACAGAACAGTGTGTTCACTCGCAAAGGCGTAGAACGGGTATTACGATATGCCTATGATGTTTCACAAAAGCGCGGCGGGAAAAAGCATGTTACGGCTGCTACGAAATCCAACGGCATTAATCACACGATGCCATTTTGGGATGAGTATGTCGAAAGGATTGGCCAGGAGTATCCTGATGTGGGATGGAGCACTGTACATATCGACGCACTGGCTGCTTTTTTTGTCAGCAAGCCTGAAACCTTCGATGTTGTAGTTGCCTCCAATCTTTTCGGCGATATCCTGACTGATTTAGGTGCAGCAATTGTTGGCGGGCTGGGCATCGCGCCTTCAGCAAATATCAATCCTGAAAAGAAATACCCCTCGATGTTCGAGCCGGTCCATGGTTCCGCACCTGATATCGCAGGAAAAGGCATTGCTAATCCAATTGCTTCGATTTGGTGCACCAGCATGATGCTGGACCATTTTGGCCAAACCGAAGCTGCACGAGCAATAATTGATGCGATGGAAGATGTCCTTCAGGAAAAAGAAATGGTTACACCTGATTTAGGCGGAAAGGCTACCACGGAACAGGTAGGCAGCTATATTTGTGAAAAGCTTAAAATCCGGTTGGGCTAA
- a CDS encoding nucleotidyltransferase family protein translates to MLKNEEDIIRIIREDEWMMEILKAAQSLDLSDWWVCAGFVRSKIWDTLHGFTKRTATADVDVIYFDPKNTDEQTEKKLEQKLLEISPEIPWSVKNQARMHVVNNISPYISSVDAISKFPETATAIGVKLDRNDKIMLTAPHGIEDVIKLIVKPTPYFAESSERIAIFEQRIKKKDWKSRWGQVIVNHVNLY, encoded by the coding sequence ATGTTAAAAAATGAAGAAGATATCATACGAATTATTCGGGAAGACGAGTGGATGATGGAAATACTAAAGGCTGCTCAATCATTAGATTTATCAGATTGGTGGGTATGTGCAGGCTTTGTGCGTTCGAAAATATGGGATACATTGCACGGATTCACAAAGAGGACCGCTACAGCTGATGTCGATGTGATTTACTTTGACCCAAAAAATACCGATGAACAAACCGAAAAAAAGTTGGAACAAAAATTGCTCGAAATTTCGCCTGAAATACCCTGGTCCGTGAAGAATCAGGCGAGAATGCATGTGGTAAATAATATTTCACCTTACATATCGTCTGTGGATGCAATATCAAAATTTCCGGAGACCGCCACTGCAATTGGGGTAAAATTAGATAGAAATGATAAAATAATGCTAACTGCTCCTCATGGAATAGAAGACGTTATAAAATTAATAGTAAAGCCTACTCCTTATTTTGCAGAGTCTTCTGAAAGGATAGCCATTTTTGAGCAAAGAATTAAAAAAAAGGATTGGAAATCCAGATGGGGACAAGTAATCGTAAACCATGTTAACCTCTATTAA
- a CDS encoding DUF6366 family protein — MQDNKETPKQIRMRVRQEELKRNPMGNVNDGFNRVNSGSLVDLVGSLGLKATGMLILVIIIGFILASFFFK, encoded by the coding sequence ATGCAAGATAATAAAGAAACTCCTAAACAAATTAGAATGAGAGTAAGACAAGAAGAACTGAAAAGAAATCCAATGGGTAATGTGAACGATGGTTTCAATAGAGTAAACAGTGGTAGTTTAGTTGATTTAGTAGGCAGTTTGGGTTTGAAAGCCACTGGGATGCTTATTCTTGTAATCATAATTGGATTTATTCTCGCGTCATTCTTCTTTAAGTAA
- a CDS encoding DUF3934 domain-containing protein, producing MSKAKGKGGTGRGTDKKGWNRWQSSANKKKSAKPYISKGTKKTEVENDPTGNS from the coding sequence ATGAGTAAAGCTAAGGGAAAAGGTGGAACAGGGAGAGGAACAGACAAGAAGGGTTGGAATCGTTGGCAATCTAGTGCAAACAAAAAGAAGAGCGCAAAACCTTATATAAGTAAAGGTACCAAAAAAACAGAGGTTGAAAATGATCCTACGGGCAATAGTTAA
- a CDS encoding MOSC domain-containing protein — protein sequence MTTATVASIWRYPVKSMMGEELNACEVTKKGLFGDRAYGVIDNETGKLANAKNPKKWPNMFQYRAKYIDQPQKDAAIPPVRITFPDGRWVDSIDEEKDNLLSGSFNRTVQLSSPSAMDVQFEGYIPEEIEELDNKGTVFTRTSPENTFFDIDFVHIITTSTINYLRKLAPESRIEPRRFRPNLIVEVPNVEAFVENDWVGKTLTVGDVQLKISQETKRCVMTTLAQGDLPKDPNVLRSIVRNNAGSFGVYASVVKPGSIKIGDTIEIG from the coding sequence GTGACAACTGCAACAGTTGCTTCAATTTGGAGATATCCGGTTAAATCAATGATGGGTGAGGAATTAAATGCTTGCGAAGTGACGAAAAAAGGCTTATTTGGCGACAGAGCCTATGGTGTAATCGACAATGAAACTGGCAAACTTGCTAATGCAAAAAATCCAAAAAAGTGGCCAAACATGTTTCAATATCGTGCCAAGTATATAGACCAGCCACAAAAGGATGCTGCAATACCTCCAGTAAGAATTACTTTTCCGGATGGAAGATGGGTCGATAGCATTGATGAGGAAAAAGATAACTTGCTGTCAGGAAGTTTTAATCGAACTGTTCAATTATCGAGCCCCTCGGCAATGGATGTACAGTTCGAAGGCTATATTCCTGAGGAAATTGAGGAACTTGATAATAAAGGCACAGTATTCACCAGAACTTCACCTGAAAACACGTTTTTTGACATTGATTTCGTTCACATCATTACAACTTCAACGATTAATTACTTAAGGAAGCTCGCACCAGAAAGCAGGATTGAGCCGCGCCGGTTCAGGCCAAACCTTATTGTTGAAGTTCCCAATGTTGAAGCTTTTGTGGAAAATGATTGGGTGGGGAAAACACTGACTGTTGGCGATGTTCAACTTAAAATTTCTCAAGAAACTAAGCGATGTGTTATGACTACATTAGCTCAGGGCGACCTGCCAAAAGATCCAAACGTACTAAGGTCGATTGTCAGAAATAACGCTGGGAGCTTTGGGGTATATGCTTCAGTAGTAAAACCTGGCAGTATAAAGATTGGAGATACCATTGAGATAGGTTAA